In the genome of Girardinichthys multiradiatus isolate DD_20200921_A chromosome 7, DD_fGirMul_XY1, whole genome shotgun sequence, one region contains:
- the tfcp2l1 gene encoding transcription factor CP2-like protein 1 isoform X5, which translates to MLFCHPQPESYHQHSTNYIREALAPFLKNEEARLRAASGVQRSPFQYVLCAATSPAVKQQEETLSYLNQDVPLSVGIIEPRSDPLHLNTIEFLWDPLKNASVSIQVNCISTEFTPRKHGGEKGVPFRIQVDTFSSNEHGEHVEHVHSSSCQVKVFKPKGADRKLKTDREKMEKKTPQDREKYQPSHETTLLRECSTWPDALSLSSHSNARTPSPIYHSSPTPCFFTESNCSPNRHAEVSMPACSDHLLPLSSPQDTQQWLHRRRFSPFSRLFSSFSGADLLRMSREDLIQICGPADGIRLFNAMKGRSIQPRLTIYVCQQPTQIQAAMKPGGGDGESSCFYHALYLEERTLLDLSEKIAGFYNITPQQITQIYRQKTTGIHILVSDEMVQNLGEEASFIISTIRDENSDGYHVVLK; encoded by the exons ATGCTGTTCTGCCACCCTCAGCCCGAGTCCTACCACCAGCACTCAACCAACTACATCAG GGAGGCCCTGGCACCTTTCCTGAAGAACGAAGAAGCCCGTCTCAGGGCGGCGAGCGGCGTGCAGAGGTCACCCTTCCAGTATGTCCTGTGTGCAGCCACGTCGCCAGCTGTCAAACAGCAGGAGGAGACGCTGTCTTACCTGAACCAAG ATGTGCCACTCTCAGTGGGGATAATCGAACCTCGTTCAGACCCTCTGCACCTCAATACCATTGAGTTCCTCTGGGATCCCCTGAAGAATGCTTCTGTCTCCATCCAG GTCAACTGCATTAGCACCGAGTTCACCCCCAGGAAGCACGGCGGTGAGAAGGGGGTACCGTTTCGAATCCAGGTGGACACTTTCAGCTCCAATGAACATGGTGAACATGTGGAGCATGTTCATTCATCCAGCTGCCAGGTCAAGGTCTTCAAG CCTAAAGGAGCAGATCGCAAACTGAAGACCGACAGGGAGAAGATGGAGAAAAAGACGCCTCAGGACAGGGAGAAGTACCAGCCGTCTCATGAGACCACCTTGCTGAGGGAG TGCTCCACGTGGCCTGATGCCTTAAGCCTCAGCAGCCACAGCAACGCCAGGACTCCATCTCCCATTTACCACAGCTCACCAACACCATGTTTTTTCACAGAGAG CAACTGTTCTCCAAACCGGCACGCGGAGGTGTCCATGCCTGCCTGCTCAGAT CATCTTCTGCCATTGTCCTCACCACAGGACACTCAGCAGTGGCTGCACCGTCGCAGGTTCTCACCTTTCTCTAGGCTCTTCTCCAGCTTCTCAG GAGCTGATCTCTTGAGGATGAGCAGGGAGGATCTGATCCAGATCTGTGGTCCAGCAGACGGCATTCGGCTCTTCAACGCGATGAAGGGAAG GAGTATCCAGCCCCGTCTGACCATCTATGTGTGTCAGCAGCCGACCCAAATCCAAGCTGCCATGAAACCTGGCGGTGGAGACGGTGAAAGCTCATGCT TCTACCACGCTCTGTACCTGGAGGAACGGACACTACTGGACCTGTCTGAGAAGATCGCTGGGTTCTACAACATCACTCCACAACAAATCACACAGATCTACAGACAAAAAACCACCGGCATCCACATCTTGGTATCTGATGAG ATGGTGCAGAACTTAGGAGAAGAAGCAAGTTTTATCATCAGCACCATAAGAG ATGAAAACTCTGATGGTTACCATGTTGTGTTGAAATAA
- the tfcp2l1 gene encoding transcription factor CP2-like protein 1 isoform X3, whose amino-acid sequence MLFCHPQPESYHQHSTNYIREALAPFLKNEEARLRAASGVQRSPFQYVLCAATSPAVKQQEETLSYLNQDVPLSVGIIEPRSDPLHLNTIEFLWDPLKNASVSIQVNCISTEFTPRKHGGEKGVPFRIQVDTFSSNEHGEHVEHVHSSSCQVKVFKPKGADRKLKTDREKMEKKTPQDREKYQPSHETTLLRECSTWPDALSLSSHSNARTPSPIYHSSPTPCFFTESNCSPNRHAEVSMPACSDHLLPLSSPQDTQQWLHRRRFSPFSRLFSSFSGADLLRMSREDLIQICGPADGIRLFNAMKGRSIQPRLTIYVCQQPTQIQAAMKPGGGDGESSCFYHALYLEERTLLDLSEKIAGFYNITPQQITQIYRQKTTGIHILVSDEWVVVELVPSSSQRAGGGFSLDRSPVHRRATQRHTTKHTYLIIMSLDCGRKPEYPERTQACTRRTCKLHAERPPAGNRTQDLLAAK is encoded by the exons ATGCTGTTCTGCCACCCTCAGCCCGAGTCCTACCACCAGCACTCAACCAACTACATCAG GGAGGCCCTGGCACCTTTCCTGAAGAACGAAGAAGCCCGTCTCAGGGCGGCGAGCGGCGTGCAGAGGTCACCCTTCCAGTATGTCCTGTGTGCAGCCACGTCGCCAGCTGTCAAACAGCAGGAGGAGACGCTGTCTTACCTGAACCAAG ATGTGCCACTCTCAGTGGGGATAATCGAACCTCGTTCAGACCCTCTGCACCTCAATACCATTGAGTTCCTCTGGGATCCCCTGAAGAATGCTTCTGTCTCCATCCAG GTCAACTGCATTAGCACCGAGTTCACCCCCAGGAAGCACGGCGGTGAGAAGGGGGTACCGTTTCGAATCCAGGTGGACACTTTCAGCTCCAATGAACATGGTGAACATGTGGAGCATGTTCATTCATCCAGCTGCCAGGTCAAGGTCTTCAAG CCTAAAGGAGCAGATCGCAAACTGAAGACCGACAGGGAGAAGATGGAGAAAAAGACGCCTCAGGACAGGGAGAAGTACCAGCCGTCTCATGAGACCACCTTGCTGAGGGAG TGCTCCACGTGGCCTGATGCCTTAAGCCTCAGCAGCCACAGCAACGCCAGGACTCCATCTCCCATTTACCACAGCTCACCAACACCATGTTTTTTCACAGAGAG CAACTGTTCTCCAAACCGGCACGCGGAGGTGTCCATGCCTGCCTGCTCAGAT CATCTTCTGCCATTGTCCTCACCACAGGACACTCAGCAGTGGCTGCACCGTCGCAGGTTCTCACCTTTCTCTAGGCTCTTCTCCAGCTTCTCAG GAGCTGATCTCTTGAGGATGAGCAGGGAGGATCTGATCCAGATCTGTGGTCCAGCAGACGGCATTCGGCTCTTCAACGCGATGAAGGGAAG GAGTATCCAGCCCCGTCTGACCATCTATGTGTGTCAGCAGCCGACCCAAATCCAAGCTGCCATGAAACCTGGCGGTGGAGACGGTGAAAGCTCATGCT TCTACCACGCTCTGTACCTGGAGGAACGGACACTACTGGACCTGTCTGAGAAGATCGCTGGGTTCTACAACATCACTCCACAACAAATCACACAGATCTACAGACAAAAAACCACCGGCATCCACATCTTGGTATCTGATGAG tgggttgtggtgGAGCTGGTGCCCTCCAGCAGTCAACGGGCGGGAGGTGGGTtctccctggacaggtcaccagtccatcgcagggccacacagagacacacaaccaagcacacatACCTAATaatcatgtctttggactgtgggaggaagccggagtacccagagagaacccaggcatgcacgcggagaacatgcaaactccatgcagaaagacccccagccgggaatcgaacccaggaccttcttgctgcaaagtaa
- the tfcp2l1 gene encoding transcription factor CP2-like protein 1 isoform X6: protein MLFCHPQPESYHQHSTNYIREALAPFLKNEEARLRAASGVQRSPFQYVLCAATSPAVKQQEETLSYLNQDVPLSVGIIEPRSDPLHLNTIEFLWDPLKNASVSIQVNCISTEFTPRKHGGEKGVPFRIQVDTFSSNEHGEHVEHVHSSSCQVKVFKPKGADRKLKTDREKMEKKTPQDREKYQPSHETTLLRECSTWPDALSLSSHSNARTPSPIYHSSPTPCFFTESNCSPNRHAEVSMPACSDHLLPLSSPQDTQQWLHRRRFSPFSRLFSSFSGADLLRMSREDLIQICGPADGIRLFNAMKGRSIQPRLTIYVCQQPTQIQAAMKPGGGDVYHALYLEERTLLDLSEKIAGFYNITPQQITQIYRQKTTGIHILVSDEMVQNLGEEASFIISTIRDENSDGYHVVLK from the exons ATGCTGTTCTGCCACCCTCAGCCCGAGTCCTACCACCAGCACTCAACCAACTACATCAG GGAGGCCCTGGCACCTTTCCTGAAGAACGAAGAAGCCCGTCTCAGGGCGGCGAGCGGCGTGCAGAGGTCACCCTTCCAGTATGTCCTGTGTGCAGCCACGTCGCCAGCTGTCAAACAGCAGGAGGAGACGCTGTCTTACCTGAACCAAG ATGTGCCACTCTCAGTGGGGATAATCGAACCTCGTTCAGACCCTCTGCACCTCAATACCATTGAGTTCCTCTGGGATCCCCTGAAGAATGCTTCTGTCTCCATCCAG GTCAACTGCATTAGCACCGAGTTCACCCCCAGGAAGCACGGCGGTGAGAAGGGGGTACCGTTTCGAATCCAGGTGGACACTTTCAGCTCCAATGAACATGGTGAACATGTGGAGCATGTTCATTCATCCAGCTGCCAGGTCAAGGTCTTCAAG CCTAAAGGAGCAGATCGCAAACTGAAGACCGACAGGGAGAAGATGGAGAAAAAGACGCCTCAGGACAGGGAGAAGTACCAGCCGTCTCATGAGACCACCTTGCTGAGGGAG TGCTCCACGTGGCCTGATGCCTTAAGCCTCAGCAGCCACAGCAACGCCAGGACTCCATCTCCCATTTACCACAGCTCACCAACACCATGTTTTTTCACAGAGAG CAACTGTTCTCCAAACCGGCACGCGGAGGTGTCCATGCCTGCCTGCTCAGAT CATCTTCTGCCATTGTCCTCACCACAGGACACTCAGCAGTGGCTGCACCGTCGCAGGTTCTCACCTTTCTCTAGGCTCTTCTCCAGCTTCTCAG GAGCTGATCTCTTGAGGATGAGCAGGGAGGATCTGATCCAGATCTGTGGTCCAGCAGACGGCATTCGGCTCTTCAACGCGATGAAGGGAAG GAGTATCCAGCCCCGTCTGACCATCTATGTGTGTCAGCAGCCGACCCAAATCCAAGCTGCCATGAAACCTGGCGGTGGAGACG TCTACCACGCTCTGTACCTGGAGGAACGGACACTACTGGACCTGTCTGAGAAGATCGCTGGGTTCTACAACATCACTCCACAACAAATCACACAGATCTACAGACAAAAAACCACCGGCATCCACATCTTGGTATCTGATGAG ATGGTGCAGAACTTAGGAGAAGAAGCAAGTTTTATCATCAGCACCATAAGAG ATGAAAACTCTGATGGTTACCATGTTGTGTTGAAATAA
- the tfcp2l1 gene encoding transcription factor CP2-like protein 1 isoform X1, whose product MLFCHPQPESYHQHSTNYIREALAPFLKNEEARLRAASGVQRSPFQYVLCAATSPAVKQQEETLSYLNQDVPLSVGIIEPRSDPLHLNTIEFLWDPLKNASVSIQVNCISTEFTPRKHGGEKGVPFRIQVDTFSSNEHGEHVEHVHSSSCQVKVFKPKGADRKLKTDREKMEKKTPQDREKYQPSHETTLLRECSTWPDALSLSSHSNARTPSPIYHSSPTPCFFTESNCSPNRHAEVSMPACSDHLLPLSSPQDTQQWLHRRRFSPFSRLFSSFSGADLLRMSREDLIQICGPADGIRLFNAMKGRSIQPRLTIYVCQQPTQIQAAMKPGGGDGESSCFYHALYLEERTLLDLSEKIAGFYNITPQQITQIYRQKTTGIHILVSDEMVQNLGEEASFIISTIRVGCGGAGALQQSTGGRWVLPGQVTSPSQGHTETHNQAHIPNNHVFGLWEEAGVPRENPGMHAENMQTPCRKTPSRESNPGPSCCKVTVLPTAPPLSPMVLSFMTFLNKTV is encoded by the exons ATGCTGTTCTGCCACCCTCAGCCCGAGTCCTACCACCAGCACTCAACCAACTACATCAG GGAGGCCCTGGCACCTTTCCTGAAGAACGAAGAAGCCCGTCTCAGGGCGGCGAGCGGCGTGCAGAGGTCACCCTTCCAGTATGTCCTGTGTGCAGCCACGTCGCCAGCTGTCAAACAGCAGGAGGAGACGCTGTCTTACCTGAACCAAG ATGTGCCACTCTCAGTGGGGATAATCGAACCTCGTTCAGACCCTCTGCACCTCAATACCATTGAGTTCCTCTGGGATCCCCTGAAGAATGCTTCTGTCTCCATCCAG GTCAACTGCATTAGCACCGAGTTCACCCCCAGGAAGCACGGCGGTGAGAAGGGGGTACCGTTTCGAATCCAGGTGGACACTTTCAGCTCCAATGAACATGGTGAACATGTGGAGCATGTTCATTCATCCAGCTGCCAGGTCAAGGTCTTCAAG CCTAAAGGAGCAGATCGCAAACTGAAGACCGACAGGGAGAAGATGGAGAAAAAGACGCCTCAGGACAGGGAGAAGTACCAGCCGTCTCATGAGACCACCTTGCTGAGGGAG TGCTCCACGTGGCCTGATGCCTTAAGCCTCAGCAGCCACAGCAACGCCAGGACTCCATCTCCCATTTACCACAGCTCACCAACACCATGTTTTTTCACAGAGAG CAACTGTTCTCCAAACCGGCACGCGGAGGTGTCCATGCCTGCCTGCTCAGAT CATCTTCTGCCATTGTCCTCACCACAGGACACTCAGCAGTGGCTGCACCGTCGCAGGTTCTCACCTTTCTCTAGGCTCTTCTCCAGCTTCTCAG GAGCTGATCTCTTGAGGATGAGCAGGGAGGATCTGATCCAGATCTGTGGTCCAGCAGACGGCATTCGGCTCTTCAACGCGATGAAGGGAAG GAGTATCCAGCCCCGTCTGACCATCTATGTGTGTCAGCAGCCGACCCAAATCCAAGCTGCCATGAAACCTGGCGGTGGAGACGGTGAAAGCTCATGCT TCTACCACGCTCTGTACCTGGAGGAACGGACACTACTGGACCTGTCTGAGAAGATCGCTGGGTTCTACAACATCACTCCACAACAAATCACACAGATCTACAGACAAAAAACCACCGGCATCCACATCTTGGTATCTGATGAG ATGGTGCAGAACTTAGGAGAAGAAGCAAGTTTTATCATCAGCACCATAAGAG tgggttgtggtgGAGCTGGTGCCCTCCAGCAGTCAACGGGCGGGAGGTGGGTtctccctggacaggtcaccagtccatcgcagggccacacagagacacacaaccaagcacacatACCTAATaatcatgtctttggactgtgggaggaagccggagtacccagagagaacccaggcatgcacgcggagaacatgcaaactccatgcagaaagacccccagccgggaatcgaacccaggaccttcttgctgcaaagtaacagttctaccaactgcaccaccgctCAGCCCAATGGTTTTGTCATTTATGACTTTCTTAAACAAGACTGTTTAG
- the tfcp2l1 gene encoding transcription factor CP2-like protein 1 isoform X2: MLFCHPQPESYHQHSTNYIREALAPFLKNEEARLRAASGVQRSPFQYVLCAATSPAVKQQEETLSYLNQDVPLSVGIIEPRSDPLHLNTIEFLWDPLKNASVSIQVNCISTEFTPRKHGGEKGVPFRIQVDTFSSNEHGEHVEHVHSSSCQVKVFKPKGADRKLKTDREKMEKKTPQDREKYQPSHETTLLRECSTWPDALSLSSHSNARTPSPIYHSSPTPCFFTESNCSPNRHAEVSMPACSDHLLPLSSPQDTQQWLHRRRFSPFSRLFSSFSGADLLRMSREDLIQICGPADGIRLFNAMKGRSIQPRLTIYVCQQPTQIQAAMKPGGGDVYHALYLEERTLLDLSEKIAGFYNITPQQITQIYRQKTTGIHILVSDEMVQNLGEEASFIISTIRVGCGGAGALQQSTGGRWVLPGQVTSPSQGHTETHNQAHIPNNHVFGLWEEAGVPRENPGMHAENMQTPCRKTPSRESNPGPSCCKVTVLPTAPPLSPMVLSFMTFLNKTV; the protein is encoded by the exons ATGCTGTTCTGCCACCCTCAGCCCGAGTCCTACCACCAGCACTCAACCAACTACATCAG GGAGGCCCTGGCACCTTTCCTGAAGAACGAAGAAGCCCGTCTCAGGGCGGCGAGCGGCGTGCAGAGGTCACCCTTCCAGTATGTCCTGTGTGCAGCCACGTCGCCAGCTGTCAAACAGCAGGAGGAGACGCTGTCTTACCTGAACCAAG ATGTGCCACTCTCAGTGGGGATAATCGAACCTCGTTCAGACCCTCTGCACCTCAATACCATTGAGTTCCTCTGGGATCCCCTGAAGAATGCTTCTGTCTCCATCCAG GTCAACTGCATTAGCACCGAGTTCACCCCCAGGAAGCACGGCGGTGAGAAGGGGGTACCGTTTCGAATCCAGGTGGACACTTTCAGCTCCAATGAACATGGTGAACATGTGGAGCATGTTCATTCATCCAGCTGCCAGGTCAAGGTCTTCAAG CCTAAAGGAGCAGATCGCAAACTGAAGACCGACAGGGAGAAGATGGAGAAAAAGACGCCTCAGGACAGGGAGAAGTACCAGCCGTCTCATGAGACCACCTTGCTGAGGGAG TGCTCCACGTGGCCTGATGCCTTAAGCCTCAGCAGCCACAGCAACGCCAGGACTCCATCTCCCATTTACCACAGCTCACCAACACCATGTTTTTTCACAGAGAG CAACTGTTCTCCAAACCGGCACGCGGAGGTGTCCATGCCTGCCTGCTCAGAT CATCTTCTGCCATTGTCCTCACCACAGGACACTCAGCAGTGGCTGCACCGTCGCAGGTTCTCACCTTTCTCTAGGCTCTTCTCCAGCTTCTCAG GAGCTGATCTCTTGAGGATGAGCAGGGAGGATCTGATCCAGATCTGTGGTCCAGCAGACGGCATTCGGCTCTTCAACGCGATGAAGGGAAG GAGTATCCAGCCCCGTCTGACCATCTATGTGTGTCAGCAGCCGACCCAAATCCAAGCTGCCATGAAACCTGGCGGTGGAGACG TCTACCACGCTCTGTACCTGGAGGAACGGACACTACTGGACCTGTCTGAGAAGATCGCTGGGTTCTACAACATCACTCCACAACAAATCACACAGATCTACAGACAAAAAACCACCGGCATCCACATCTTGGTATCTGATGAG ATGGTGCAGAACTTAGGAGAAGAAGCAAGTTTTATCATCAGCACCATAAGAG tgggttgtggtgGAGCTGGTGCCCTCCAGCAGTCAACGGGCGGGAGGTGGGTtctccctggacaggtcaccagtccatcgcagggccacacagagacacacaaccaagcacacatACCTAATaatcatgtctttggactgtgggaggaagccggagtacccagagagaacccaggcatgcacgcggagaacatgcaaactccatgcagaaagacccccagccgggaatcgaacccaggaccttcttgctgcaaagtaacagttctaccaactgcaccaccgctCAGCCCAATGGTTTTGTCATTTATGACTTTCTTAAACAAGACTGTTTAG
- the tfcp2l1 gene encoding transcription factor CP2-like protein 1 isoform X4, translated as MHHSPCGGWGASLGQLDVPLSVGIIEPRSDPLHLNTIEFLWDPLKNASVSIQVNCISTEFTPRKHGGEKGVPFRIQVDTFSSNEHGEHVEHVHSSSCQVKVFKPKGADRKLKTDREKMEKKTPQDREKYQPSHETTLLRECSTWPDALSLSSHSNARTPSPIYHSSPTPCFFTESNCSPNRHAEVSMPACSDHLLPLSSPQDTQQWLHRRRFSPFSRLFSSFSGADLLRMSREDLIQICGPADGIRLFNAMKGRSIQPRLTIYVCQQPTQIQAAMKPGGGDGESSCFYHALYLEERTLLDLSEKIAGFYNITPQQITQIYRQKTTGIHILVSDEMVQNLGEEASFIISTIRVGCGGAGALQQSTGGRWVLPGQVTSPSQGHTETHNQAHIPNNHVFGLWEEAGVPRENPGMHAENMQTPCRKTPSRESNPGPSCCKVTVLPTAPPLSPMVLSFMTFLNKTV; from the exons ATGCACCATTCCCCCTGCGGGGGGTGGGGTGCCAGCCTCGGACAGCTCG ATGTGCCACTCTCAGTGGGGATAATCGAACCTCGTTCAGACCCTCTGCACCTCAATACCATTGAGTTCCTCTGGGATCCCCTGAAGAATGCTTCTGTCTCCATCCAG GTCAACTGCATTAGCACCGAGTTCACCCCCAGGAAGCACGGCGGTGAGAAGGGGGTACCGTTTCGAATCCAGGTGGACACTTTCAGCTCCAATGAACATGGTGAACATGTGGAGCATGTTCATTCATCCAGCTGCCAGGTCAAGGTCTTCAAG CCTAAAGGAGCAGATCGCAAACTGAAGACCGACAGGGAGAAGATGGAGAAAAAGACGCCTCAGGACAGGGAGAAGTACCAGCCGTCTCATGAGACCACCTTGCTGAGGGAG TGCTCCACGTGGCCTGATGCCTTAAGCCTCAGCAGCCACAGCAACGCCAGGACTCCATCTCCCATTTACCACAGCTCACCAACACCATGTTTTTTCACAGAGAG CAACTGTTCTCCAAACCGGCACGCGGAGGTGTCCATGCCTGCCTGCTCAGAT CATCTTCTGCCATTGTCCTCACCACAGGACACTCAGCAGTGGCTGCACCGTCGCAGGTTCTCACCTTTCTCTAGGCTCTTCTCCAGCTTCTCAG GAGCTGATCTCTTGAGGATGAGCAGGGAGGATCTGATCCAGATCTGTGGTCCAGCAGACGGCATTCGGCTCTTCAACGCGATGAAGGGAAG GAGTATCCAGCCCCGTCTGACCATCTATGTGTGTCAGCAGCCGACCCAAATCCAAGCTGCCATGAAACCTGGCGGTGGAGACGGTGAAAGCTCATGCT TCTACCACGCTCTGTACCTGGAGGAACGGACACTACTGGACCTGTCTGAGAAGATCGCTGGGTTCTACAACATCACTCCACAACAAATCACACAGATCTACAGACAAAAAACCACCGGCATCCACATCTTGGTATCTGATGAG ATGGTGCAGAACTTAGGAGAAGAAGCAAGTTTTATCATCAGCACCATAAGAG tgggttgtggtgGAGCTGGTGCCCTCCAGCAGTCAACGGGCGGGAGGTGGGTtctccctggacaggtcaccagtccatcgcagggccacacagagacacacaaccaagcacacatACCTAATaatcatgtctttggactgtgggaggaagccggagtacccagagagaacccaggcatgcacgcggagaacatgcaaactccatgcagaaagacccccagccgggaatcgaacccaggaccttcttgctgcaaagtaacagttctaccaactgcaccaccgctCAGCCCAATGGTTTTGTCATTTATGACTTTCTTAAACAAGACTGTTTAG